Below is a window of Camelina sativa cultivar DH55 chromosome 11, Cs, whole genome shotgun sequence DNA.
CGGCGCTGCACTCCTCtggggacagctagcaaccttgtaatccatgctcccacaaccgaagcaccCTGCACCACTCGGTCTTTACGTAGcttcccacttcctcttggttccctgcgcaggcttgccgcccttgccaAAACCCCCATGGTGATGAGCCTTCTTAGGCTgcactgctggactaaccgtcacTGCCTGTGCCCGGATGCCTTCCttaatctctgctgcagtctcaaccagctctgcacgcgtagcataacccCGACCCCtatagtgaaccctcaagtcatcacgtagggccctcataAACCTCATGATCTGAGcatcctcagactccatagcccgatcCCCATAcatcagaagtcgactgaactccaagtcaagctctcGTACTGACCGAGTCGCCTGAgatagctgaaggaactgcacctccaaccgatccaGTGCCTCCCTAGGAAAATACTTACGGTTGAAAttcaagacgaagtcagcccaagacatcttcctctgcactctcctagcagtcACTACTCTCCACCataactgagcatcaccaaacAGGTTGTGGACCGCTATATCCACCCAAAACTTCTCAAGACATCTAAGagactggaagttacgttccactctcgtcctccacgcatcagcAACAGTAGGATCAGTACATCCCGAAAACCGCTTGGTACCAATATAGTTCATCTCCCTCAGCATACTGACATAACGAGAATGAACCCatgcatccgcagccactggctgctgcatCCCCGCCTCCATTGGCGGTACTACCTGTGCTTGAGTCAGAACAACTCCCGGTATCCGCTCCAACAGCTATGTCaacaatgacaaaaaaataaaataaataataataaataaattatgaaaaaggaCAAAATGTGATTGTGAGACTGAGAtgtagatgaagaagaaaacgactgattttttaattaactaggttttgaacccacgcgtagcgtgggtttatttgatatattttggtaaaaaatatatatgattgatgacagttTTGAAATATTagcttatataaaattttaaattacaattgattagtgaaaattttactttttaaaaatagaaaagtcacttgtgttaaaaaatttaatctgatcaaaagaatcatgaaattaatttgacgtccaggcgaggcggATCGAACTGGTGACCTAGCATATCCTAAACCGTTTCTTTGACTAtcagacaaacaaaacatttttctaatcATGAATTAAGCTTGTTTCTCATATTTAGTTGACTACCACCATTTATGTCTTCGTGATTTATTTTTCACTGTTTTCTTactcttcatattttttctcatcattttttttatcaaaatttcataataaatgtcattgttacttttaccgtccaACTCTtcattatactcttcttcttccttttcctcATCAGCTTCTTACCTCTGGCCTCTAGGTCGTCATTCTATTGCTATGCTACTGCGTGCTTCACCAAAAGTGAGGTCTTCACAAACCGATCATGTCATATGATCTTGGGACAACCGCCAGAGCCGAGAGTTGAAAGGCACACTTTTGGTCTTCACCAAAAGTTTCATGTATATGAACCGAATCTGAACTCTCTTGGACTACCACCTTTCCTAATTCATATTGTTGATACTGGCACTTTGCTTAAGCTTTTCCCTGACCATTTTGACGTAGATATCATAGCAGAACTTGTGCACCTTGGCTTGGTAAAGTCGTGGCTCTGGATCTGTTGAGGAAAGATCTTTGGCCCTAAATGTAATATAATACATAAGACCCTTGCACGGTACTATATTGGCACCTACATAATCGATAAGCTCAAGCTTTTTATCCTGCAAAGAACAACACAAAAGATAAGTAGACGAATAGAGAAGAACtattagaaagaaataaaaagcaagaaCTAACCAACATCTTCAGCATCGTGTTCTTTAATGGCTGTCCGTATAAGTAGTTTGAGCAGCTCGTCATTGGTCAGCTTATCATCAAGATATGGTTGCCAGTGGAAGTTGACGACAGAGAATATGTAGTCAAAACTGTCCCAGTCCACATCAAAACCCTGTAAACAATAAACGATGTAAACAAAGGAGGATAAACTAAACAGCACATCTAAAATACTAcatggctctctctctctctctatctctctctgtctctatgaacccaagaaacaaaaaaatttcttgcATCCAAATACATACCTCGCTCTCACGAAACTATCTGAAAAAGAGCTTGCATTGTCTCTTCTACATTCCAGATCGTCCGTTCGCCTACGCGGAGTAGTTTCCCGCCGTGGAAGAAGGAACTGGCGGAAGATCTTCCTCCGAAGTTGTCTCTATCTTCAGATCCTTTTGTGGTGGAGATTCACACTCCACTGAATCTCTCAACTGCAGCTTCGAATTGTCAACACCAGCCATTGTCCAAAGTCGAAACCCTAGCTAGagttcattattatttttttgtgtaaatCTGAGAATATTATGGGTGTTATTGGTCCTGTCCGTCTGTgatttaaatagatttttaatgaatataaatattacgTAAAATCTGTTATTattcaattaatattttattaattttttttaaagtttgttgttattagtttgtgatttgaaaaaaaacttttaaaattttaataaatttgatagtattcaactaaaataaataatctagaataattattaaattaaattattatgttattgttttatgactttatattcatttttttcataaaataaagttatggaaaatattataaaaatagagattatttgggagactttacaagattgtaaaaaactaattaacaagtttataaaaactctttaaaaatattttatttattcacttttaataatttataaaagttatcAAAATTCTTTAGAAATTTGAATCCAATAAATGTATCCTTAACATAAAGAGTTTGCAAACTAGTCCTTTGCcaatttttatatcttttgatcaaatgttttgtaaaaaaCGTTATAATTTTTGTCTTATCAACTCAGTCCAACGATAGAACCCAATCATTTTGAAATACTctatttgttattcattttatatataaacaaaaaaaaacatttaaaattgattactAGAAGGAATAACATGAATTACATTTCTTCTCTTGTTAATATAATCACTCTCTTAGTCCTCAAATAACTTGGTGATTCCATAAAGTTTATGAGGACtaagaagcaacaaaaaaacaatttggatATCTTCTCTATTTGTTAACTGCCGATGTCTAAAGATGATATTCACTTCTCTGCTCGtatatgtcttcttcatctagAGACCATGGTAGACAATAGTGCTCTGTTTAGCATGGTTTGCTTcagataaaaattatatattttaccctaaaatttaattttcatcatCATTAAACTCTAAGTCATATGCtgcattttttgtaaaaattttagGAGGACACAGGATTCTGTCCATCATCATCCCAAGAACATATATAATGTAACTAAAACACTCATCAGTCACATTTCTAGATAGAATTACAATTTTCAAGCATCTAGATATGTTTAGTTTTAAAGACTAACTACATACAAGTCAAGAAGATACGTTATTTAATTAGAACATAACATGACATTAAATTGTTCCAGATAAACAGTCTTCTCAAAGCCAAGAGTTTTGGAAGTGATCATCACCTGTATGGATCCGCTGACAACCCACAAGTCATGGAAACTTAATTCGGCATTTGCTTCAATCTCAATGAAACACTTCAAGCAAAGAAGTAGAATCTAATACTCCAAAGGTACTATAATCTCAATAAAAGATGGTGAGAGAATAGATGATAGATCCACTGATGAAATTAGATTCCACTTCAGTCACCGTTAAAGCAAACAGTTGTGCCTAGATAGACTTGCAAAGGAAAGCACTGAACAATGATACTAACACTTTCATATGTCGAAATGTATACCTCTTTCATAATTTCATTTTGAATGCAAGTTGCAAGATAATGACGTCATTCGTGTTATAAGAAGTGTACCTCACCATTGACCAAATTATTGCGTTGGCCTCAGCCTGAATTCACGAACATCGACATCATCCATAAACCTGAGCACCTTTGCTTGGTAACATTGCGGCTCTGGATTTGGTGCGGACAGATCCTTTGCtcaaaatgttattaaaaacaGAAACCCTTTGGCGCCCACTACATTTGCAATCACATACTTGACAAACTTAAGTTTTGTTCCATTTTCTTCGTTTGCTTCGTCAATGGCTGTCTTTAATTATGAGCAGTTTCATTAACTCCTTATTGCTAAGTTGATCATCAAAATCTCTTCTCGAATCAAACTTGCCGGCTGGGAAGTTGTAGTCCATATTATTCCAATCAACATCGTAACCCTAAAAACAATCATAATAGACAAGAACGCATATAAACTACTACAAAGGCTGATgcactacaaaacaaaattgaacatCTGATTCTAATTGATAAATAGTAAACGTATCATTCTGATAATTATGTTTCCAAACGTATCATTCCGCCAGATAactctaataataataaacgaTTATTAACCTCACTCCGCCAAATAactctaataataataaacgaTTATTAACCTCACTCTCTTTAAATTGCTTCTCAAAGATCATTCGCTGTTTTGCATATTCAGGaccttccttctttttttgcagCTTAATTTATGACAATTTGATActgttgaatatgttttttccCCGTCAGttgaattaataaaaaccaaagtTCCAAACAGAggaataacacaaattaaagcttaatgagaaaaaaatgagtaaaattaaaatttaacaaaacgTACTCAAGAGCGGTTGTCTTCAATGATGCTAGAATGAATCCAAGAAGGACCACAGATTGAAAGATAAGATTTGACATGACCTTTTCTCGAGTCACAGTACTCCTGGCTCTATGATTGCATATAGTCCACCTCCAAGATTGAGACCTTAAAAGACGCTCGTATCGACCAGCATCCGCGTACTTTAAAAATCATGGGTGCGAAATAGGCGGCATCATAGATATCTTTTACTCGAGTCCCATCTAATTCGCATGTCATCATGTTTCCTCGATCAGCAGATAATGGATTTATCTATCGATGTACATCCCAATAACTATAAAGTCTATAAGCTTTCTTCATGTCTTTGATGACATCAAATAATTTCTCGTGGAATGTCTCATAGGAGTGACAATCCAAATCTTCCAGAGTTtatgttagttatatatatatatatatatatatattcatttcattattgaacaagttttggttttgtttaataaactCAATTATCATTAGGAAAGAAACCTATTGGAACATATAAAAGCATGTGAGAATATATATAGACTGGAATATGCTTTTGTGAGAATGTCTTGAGAGCTAATAATAGCTTCGTCTCTTTTAGCAAATCATATAAACCAGTGGTTGTCaagtaattttgaaaaagatgTGAGAGTTCTTTATTCTCTCATCGTTTTTTTGAACACCTTGGCTTCATGTatggtgttaaaaaaaaaacaccttgaTAAGAGGCTTAAAATTTGGCTCAACTTCGACTATTACAACGTATATGGGCACAAGGGTTTGTACGTAATGTTTCTGTAATGGtactctgtatatatatatattgtcacatttgttgttgtaatgtattttattttgctttagGAATCTTACGGAAAATTACATCGTTTTCCTTCATTAATCGCTGTATAATTT
It encodes the following:
- the LOC109127289 gene encoding uncharacterized protein LOC109127289 yields the protein MTCELDGTRVKDIYDAAYFAPMIFKLQKKKEGPEYAKQRMIFEKQFKESEGFDVDWDSFDYIFSVVNFHWQPYLDDKLTNDELLKLLIRTAIKEHDAEDDKKLELIDYVGANIVPCKGLMYYITFRAKDLSSTDPEPRLYQAKVHKFCYDIYVKMVREKLKQSASINNMN